The following nucleotide sequence is from Pueribacillus theae.
GAGGGTAGGCATCCAAATCATGTACCACTTTCATAAGTAAATGCTTCCACAACTAGCCTATTTGAAAAAGCAGGAAAAAAATTTACAATACATCTTCTTTTACTAACATTACAATATAGGTGATATTCCAAGAATTTGGAAAGATTCAAATCAATATATGTTAAGAGTAGGAGGAAGATATGATGGTAAACAAACCGATACGGGATTGCTTTCACACTGTCACGCCTTATCTAATTGTACAGGGAGCCGATAAACTGATTGATTTTCTTATTAAGGCGTTTGAAGCGAGGGAATTAAACCGAACGACAGATTCTGATGGGTTTATCCGACATGCAGAAGTTAAGCTCGGGGATTCAATTATTGAATGTTCGGAAAGACGCGAGCAGTATCCTCCGATGCAGAATGCGATTCATTTGTATGTAAGCGACACTGACGAAAGTTACAGACGTGCACTTGATGCCGGTGCAACATCTCTATATGAGCCGGAGGATATGCCTTACGGAGAACGAAGTGCAGGTGTAAAGGATCCCTTCGGCAATCATTGGTATATTGCTACCTGGCTCGGAACAGACAAATAAAAAAAAGTCATGCTTGTTTAGATGAATCTTAGCGAGCCTGGAGAATTACGGGAATTGTTGCTTAAAGGATGGCGTACTGCATTCGAGGACATAAAAAAATAGTGAATTGCTATTTGGCGAGTTATTCTAAGAAATAAAACTTTTTTTGTATAAAGTGCGGATTCCCGCACTTTATTTTTCCCTTCGAATGTTATTAATAATTTTCTTCTATGACC
It contains:
- a CDS encoding VOC family protein — its product is MMVNKPIRDCFHTVTPYLIVQGADKLIDFLIKAFEARELNRTTDSDGFIRHAEVKLGDSIIECSERREQYPPMQNAIHLYVSDTDESYRRALDAGATSLYEPEDMPYGERSAGVKDPFGNHWYIATWLGTDK